In Psychrilyobacter piezotolerans, one genomic interval encodes:
- a CDS encoding GGDEF domain-containing protein, with translation MNKGFRRSFYALYLRISAGVIIVIITTMFLSFFFIDKLLYSYLKLQYKEQVFSVISGLDWAASGLLEKKEINSLQRLTENIGSYSFIEKIRIYNTEDKIISSNNKEEVGEEQREKIVNEILIKNKLRSMEINFKEGRFKVAVPIKGKEYSRVTKSGVVGVLFIKVALRGIDKLMYDYRHNIIRNIIIVGVFLLIIILILLTKKLFIPLIKLSDAAKEVSRGNYKSKIENSSRLEFNYLIDEFNHMIEQINIRDEKLKISRKKLEDYSLLLEKKVKERTKELHLSNKNLKKIAITDGLTKVYNRKYILEKLEVEIENAKRVHEKPSVVMLDVDDFKKINDKYGHQTGDEVLKKISEFIKSNLREIDLFGRYGGEEFIIILPETNIEKSFYIAERIREEVENIRYDNENIKTTISLGVIEVVDENQNEIIRKVDKLLYKAKANGKNRVEK, from the coding sequence ATGAATAAGGGATTTCGAAGATCTTTTTATGCCTTATATCTAAGAATTTCAGCGGGGGTAATAATTGTAATAATTACAACTATGTTTTTATCGTTTTTTTTCATCGATAAACTTCTTTATAGTTATTTAAAACTCCAGTATAAAGAACAGGTTTTTTCTGTTATTTCAGGATTAGACTGGGCAGCATCAGGTCTTTTAGAAAAGAAAGAAATAAATTCTTTGCAGAGGCTAACAGAAAATATTGGTTCCTATTCTTTTATCGAAAAAATACGTATCTATAATACAGAAGATAAGATCATATCCTCTAACAATAAAGAGGAAGTTGGAGAAGAGCAGAGGGAAAAAATCGTGAATGAGATTTTAATAAAAAATAAACTAAGAAGTATGGAAATAAATTTTAAAGAGGGTCGATTTAAAGTGGCTGTTCCTATAAAGGGTAAGGAATATAGTAGAGTGACAAAATCAGGAGTAGTCGGGGTACTCTTCATAAAGGTTGCTCTGAGAGGAATAGATAAACTCATGTATGATTATAGACATAACATTATTAGGAATATAATTATAGTTGGTGTGTTTTTGCTAATAATAATATTAATATTGTTAACAAAAAAATTATTTATTCCCTTAATTAAATTATCAGATGCTGCAAAAGAAGTATCTCGTGGGAATTATAAGAGTAAAATTGAGAATAGTTCTAGGTTAGAATTTAATTATTTGATCGATGAATTTAATCATATGATCGAGCAAATTAACATAAGGGATGAAAAATTAAAGATCAGTCGAAAAAAATTAGAAGATTATAGTTTATTACTTGAAAAAAAGGTGAAAGAAAGAACTAAGGAACTGCATCTAAGTAATAAAAATTTAAAAAAAATAGCAATTACAGATGGATTGACTAAAGTTTATAACAGGAAGTATATTTTAGAAAAACTTGAAGTTGAAATAGAAAATGCAAAAAGAGTTCATGAAAAACCATCTGTGGTTATGCTGGATGTGGATGACTTTAAAAAAATAAATGATAAGTATGGTCACCAAACAGGGGATGAAGTATTAAAAAAAATAAGTGAATTTATAAAAAGTAATTTAAGAGAGATAGATCTATTTGGAAGGTATGGTGGGGAAGAATTTATTATTATCCTGCCTGAAACAAATATAGAAAAATCTTTTTATATAGCTGAAAGGATCAGGGAAGAAGTTGAAAATATAAGATATGATAATGAAAATATTAAAACCACTATAAGTTTAGGAGTTATAGAAGTAGTTGATGAAAATCAAAATGAAATTATAAGAAAAGTTGATAAGTTATTATATAAAGCTAAAGCAAATGGAAAAAATAGGGTAGAAAAATGA